The Candidatus Methylomirabilota bacterium genome includes a window with the following:
- a CDS encoding ABC transporter ATP-binding protein, whose translation MADDVLRLEGVAKHFGGLRAVDGVSLRVRAGERRALIGPNGAGKTTLFNLVAGTLPVTEGTIQLFGANVTGAPPHRRAALGLARTFQITNLFLGLTVLENCLLAVQALTPTRFSMLRSVGGYPALHDRARTILAAVGLMGVDGAVVANLSHGEQRQLEIALALAGKPRLVLLDEPTAGLSPAESRLMADLLAGLDPAITVLMIEHDMDIALALASRVTVLHQGRVIADGSRDEIRSDPQVREIYLGV comes from the coding sequence ATGGCCGACGACGTGCTCCGGCTCGAGGGCGTCGCGAAGCACTTCGGCGGGCTCCGCGCGGTGGATGGGGTGAGCTTGCGCGTGCGGGCGGGCGAGCGCCGCGCGCTGATCGGGCCGAATGGCGCCGGCAAGACCACGCTGTTCAACCTCGTGGCCGGGACGCTGCCGGTCACGGAAGGCACGATCCAGCTCTTCGGGGCGAATGTGACCGGGGCGCCGCCCCATCGTCGCGCCGCGCTGGGCCTGGCCCGCACGTTCCAGATCACCAATCTCTTCCTCGGGCTCACCGTGCTCGAGAATTGCCTGCTCGCCGTCCAGGCCCTCACGCCCACCCGGTTCTCGATGCTACGGTCGGTGGGAGGCTACCCCGCGCTCCATGATCGTGCGCGGACCATCCTGGCCGCAGTGGGACTCATGGGGGTGGACGGGGCCGTCGTGGCCAATCTCTCCCACGGCGAGCAGCGTCAGCTCGAGATCGCGCTCGCCCTCGCGGGCAAACCACGGCTGGTTCTCCTTGACGAGCCCACCGCGGGGCTGTCGCCGGCGGAGTCACGGCTCATGGCCGACCTCCTCGCCGGCCTCGATCCCGCCATCACCGTGCTCATGATCGAGCACGACATGGACATCGCCCTCGCGCTCGCCTCCCGTGTCACCGTGCTCCATCAAGGGCGGGTCATCGCCGACGGCTCGCGCGACGAGATCCGGAGCGACCCGCAGGTACGCGAGATCTACCTCGGTGTCTGA
- a CDS encoding TatD family hydrolase: MLFDTHAHLHFPDFTDDLDAVLERARATGLRGMVTIGTDRDSNRATVAMAERIPDVWASVGIHPHDAGEATEEDFAEMKRLARSPRVVGLGEMGLDFFRDLSPRDVQAHVFRRQLDMARAVGKPVIIHCRDAHAEALAILDEARVGEIGGVMHCFSADIPVARRCLDLGLMISLAGPVTYKNARALPDVARFVPADRLVVETDCPYLTPTPHRGKRNEPAYVALTAAHVAALRGVDVEALGEATTENAARLFRLTL, translated from the coding sequence ATGCTCTTCGACACCCACGCGCATCTGCACTTCCCGGACTTCACCGATGATCTCGACGCGGTGCTCGAGCGCGCCCGCGCCACGGGCCTGCGCGGCATGGTCACGATCGGAACTGATCGTGATTCCAATAGGGCCACCGTGGCGATGGCCGAGCGCATCCCCGACGTCTGGGCCTCGGTGGGCATCCATCCGCACGACGCCGGCGAGGCGACCGAGGAGGATTTCGCGGAGATGAAGCGGCTCGCCCGCTCGCCGCGGGTCGTCGGCCTCGGCGAGATGGGCTTGGACTTCTTCCGCGACCTCTCGCCGCGCGACGTACAGGCGCACGTGTTCCGGCGCCAGCTCGACATGGCGCGCGCCGTCGGTAAGCCCGTCATCATCCACTGCCGCGACGCCCACGCTGAGGCGCTGGCCATCCTGGACGAGGCGCGCGTGGGCGAGATCGGCGGGGTCATGCACTGCTTCTCGGCGGACATCCCGGTGGCCCGCCGCTGTCTGGACCTGGGACTGATGATCTCGCTCGCCGGGCCCGTGACCTACAAGAACGCGCGCGCCTTGCCCGACGTCGCCCGCTTCGTGCCCGCGGACCGGTTGGTCGTCGAGACCGATTGCCCCTACCTCACGCCGACGCCGCACCGCGGCAAGCGCAACGAGCCCGCCTACGTGGCCCTCACCGCCGCGCACGTGGCGGCGCTCCGGGGCGTGGACGTGGAGGCGCTGGGCGAGGCCACGACGGAGAACGCGGCGCGGCTCTTCCGCCTGACGCTCTGA
- a CDS encoding branched-chain amino acid ABC transporter permease, translating to MSRPDFWVIQTFNGLSYGALLFLLASGLSLIFGVMRIVNLAHGSYFMLGGYVGLTVALRSRSFVAALLGGAVAIALIGMAMERLFLRRLKGQTLGQVLMTVGFALIFQDLALLVWGGDPYSIPVPAALARSFTVSGMVFSGYRLFLIGLAAAVAIGLWWLLDRTRVGALVRAAVDDAEMAQGVGINVPRASLGVFALGAALAALGGVAGGGFLGVYPGTDFEVLPYAFVVVIVGGLGSLPGAIVGSVLVGLLDNFGKALFPELSYFTLFAPMALILAVRPTGLFGRA from the coding sequence ATGTCGCGGCCGGACTTCTGGGTCATCCAGACGTTCAACGGCCTGTCGTACGGCGCCCTCCTCTTCCTCCTCGCGAGCGGCCTCTCGCTGATATTCGGCGTGATGAGAATAGTCAATCTCGCCCACGGCTCCTACTTCATGCTGGGCGGCTATGTCGGCCTCACCGTCGCGCTGCGCTCGCGGAGCTTCGTCGCCGCGCTGCTGGGCGGGGCAGTGGCGATCGCGCTCATCGGAATGGCCATGGAGCGGCTCTTCCTGCGCCGGCTCAAGGGGCAGACCCTCGGGCAGGTGCTCATGACCGTGGGGTTCGCCCTCATCTTCCAGGATCTGGCGCTCCTCGTGTGGGGCGGCGATCCGTACTCGATCCCGGTACCGGCCGCGCTGGCGCGGAGCTTCACCGTGTCGGGCATGGTGTTCTCCGGCTACCGCCTCTTTCTGATCGGGCTCGCCGCGGCGGTGGCCATCGGCCTCTGGTGGCTGCTCGACCGGACGCGCGTGGGCGCGCTCGTGCGCGCGGCGGTGGACGACGCGGAGATGGCGCAGGGCGTGGGCATCAACGTGCCCCGCGCCTCGCTGGGCGTGTTCGCGCTGGGCGCGGCGCTCGCCGCGCTCGGCGGCGTGGCGGGGGGCGGCTTCCTCGGCGTCTATCCCGGCACCGACTTCGAGGTGCTGCCCTACGCGTTCGTGGTGGTGATCGTGGGGGGCCTCGGGAGCCTGCCCGGCGCCATCGTGGGCAGCGTCCTCGTGGGGCTGCTCGACAACTTCGGCAAGGCGCTATTCCCCGAGCTGTCCTATTTCACCCTGTTCGCGCCGATGGCCCTCATCCTCGCTGTCCGGCCCACCGGGCTCTTCGGCCGCGCGTGA
- a CDS encoding branched-chain amino acid ABC transporter permease codes for MIRRRALLALGAVVLLALAGPLLPPYPLTLVTQALVVAILAMSLDVLLGYTGLPSLGHAAYWGVGAYAVALLATERGVGLAGCAVAGILLAAATAAVFGLVAIRAAGTYFLMITLALGMVVWGLAFRWVSLTKGDNGISGVPRPELFASPLPFFYFALAAAALAWSALGLLVASPFGLTLRGIRESESRMRSLGYNVWLHKYLAFVISGAAAGGGGVLWAYYNGFVSPTDVQLVTSVEALLMVALGGPGTLAGPVVGAGVIVFLKNFVSLYTKRWLLILGAVYIGVILFAPRGVVGALRGRARG; via the coding sequence GTGATCCGCCGCCGGGCACTCCTGGCCCTCGGCGCCGTCGTGCTCCTCGCCCTCGCCGGGCCTCTGCTGCCGCCCTATCCCTTGACGCTCGTCACCCAGGCCCTCGTCGTCGCCATTCTCGCCATGAGCCTGGACGTGTTGCTCGGCTACACCGGCCTGCCGTCGCTCGGCCACGCCGCGTACTGGGGCGTGGGAGCCTACGCGGTGGCGCTGCTCGCGACCGAGCGCGGCGTGGGGCTGGCCGGCTGCGCCGTGGCCGGCATCCTGCTCGCCGCCGCCACCGCCGCCGTGTTCGGGCTGGTGGCGATTCGCGCCGCCGGCACCTACTTCCTGATGATCACGCTCGCCCTCGGCATGGTCGTCTGGGGCCTGGCCTTCCGCTGGGTGTCGCTCACCAAGGGCGACAACGGGATCTCCGGCGTGCCGCGCCCCGAGCTCTTCGCGAGCCCACTGCCGTTCTTCTACTTCGCGCTGGCCGCGGCAGCGCTCGCGTGGAGCGCCCTCGGGCTCCTCGTCGCCTCGCCCTTCGGGCTCACCCTGCGCGGCATCCGCGAGAGCGAATCGCGCATGCGGAGCCTCGGCTACAACGTGTGGCTCCACAAGTACCTGGCCTTCGTGATCTCCGGCGCGGCCGCGGGCGGAGGCGGCGTGCTCTGGGCCTACTACAACGGCTTCGTGTCGCCCACTGACGTGCAGCTGGTCACGTCCGTCGAGGCGCTCCTCATGGTCGCGCTCGGCGGGCCCGGCACCCTCGCCGGCCCGGTGGTGGGCGCGGGTGTCATCGTGTTCCTCAAGAACTTCGTGAGCCTGTACACCAAGCGCTGGCTGCTCATCCTCGGCGCGGTCTACATCGGTGTGATCCTGTTCGCGCCGCGCGGCGTGGTGGGCGCGCTGCGCGGGCGGGCGCGCGGGTAG
- a CDS encoding ABC transporter ATP-binding protein translates to MSETASVLEVEDVHTYYGVSHVLQGISLRVGEGEALGILGRNGMGKTTLIRSIIGFTPPRRGVVRLRGDDITRWPPYRMVAAGLALVPQGRRVFASLTVRENLDVARRAGGRWTLERVEALFPRLAERARSRASSLSGGEQQMLAIGRALMTDPRLLLLDEPTEGLAPLLVREVGRVLGELRRAGLSILLVEQNLPLALSVVDRVHILSRGQIVHSARPDALAADEAVKSRYLGVT, encoded by the coding sequence GTGTCTGAGACCGCTTCCGTGCTGGAGGTGGAGGACGTGCACACCTACTACGGGGTGAGCCACGTGCTCCAGGGCATCTCGCTGCGGGTCGGCGAGGGCGAGGCGCTCGGCATCCTGGGACGCAACGGCATGGGCAAGACCACCCTGATCCGCTCGATCATCGGCTTCACGCCGCCGCGTCGGGGAGTCGTGCGCCTCCGCGGGGACGACATCACGCGCTGGCCGCCGTACCGGATGGTGGCGGCCGGGCTCGCCCTCGTGCCGCAAGGGCGGCGTGTGTTCGCCTCGCTGACGGTTCGAGAGAACCTCGACGTGGCTCGGCGCGCGGGCGGCCGCTGGACCCTCGAGCGCGTGGAGGCCCTGTTCCCGCGGCTCGCCGAGCGCGCGCGTAGCCGCGCGAGCAGCCTCTCCGGGGGCGAGCAGCAGATGCTCGCGATCGGCCGGGCCCTCATGACGGATCCCCGGCTCCTCCTTCTCGACGAGCCCACCGAAGGCCTCGCGCCCCTGCTGGTGAGAGAGGTGGGCCGTGTGCTCGGCGAGCTGCGCCGGGCGGGTCTCTCGATTCTCCTGGTCGAGCAGAACCTGCCGCTCGCGCTGTCGGTGGTGGACCGCGTCCACATCCTGAGCCGGGGGCAGATCGTGCACTCCGCGCGGCCGGACGCGCTGGCCGCCGATGAGGCGGTCAAATCACGCTATCTTGGGGTGACCTGA
- a CDS encoding polysaccharide deacetylase family protein, translated as MRLPRERFDYSPMAGRPRWSLPRGARIAVWTIVNVEEWDIERQMARQVLTAPQGVATVPDVPNWAWHDYGMRVGFWRFLEALTKRKIRATAAINAHVVESYEPVARAMLDAGWEFMGHGVVQGAMHLLPDQRAAIRQSVELLTKFTRKKPKGWLGPGLTETWETLDHLAAEGIEYVSDWVNDDQPYEIRTAAGPLVSVPYSLELNDIPMMVIQHHTSGEWLQRCKDQFDRLYREGAKNPRVMAMAVHPYISGVPHRMKYFEAVYDYIRKKKGVWMTTGEEIYEWYKSQRRSG; from the coding sequence GTGCGACTCCCCCGCGAGCGCTTCGACTACTCCCCCATGGCCGGGCGGCCCCGGTGGTCCCTGCCCAGGGGCGCGCGCATCGCCGTCTGGACGATCGTCAACGTGGAGGAATGGGACATCGAGCGCCAGATGGCGCGCCAGGTCCTCACCGCGCCGCAGGGGGTGGCGACGGTGCCCGACGTGCCGAACTGGGCGTGGCACGACTACGGCATGCGGGTGGGCTTCTGGCGCTTCCTGGAGGCGCTCACCAAGCGGAAGATCCGCGCCACCGCCGCCATCAACGCCCACGTCGTCGAATCGTACGAGCCGGTGGCGCGGGCAATGCTGGACGCGGGCTGGGAGTTCATGGGCCACGGCGTGGTGCAGGGCGCCATGCATCTCCTGCCCGATCAGCGCGCGGCGATCCGGCAGTCGGTGGAGCTCTTGACCAAGTTCACCCGCAAGAAGCCCAAGGGCTGGCTGGGCCCCGGGCTCACCGAGACGTGGGAGACGCTCGACCATCTCGCCGCCGAGGGCATCGAGTACGTCTCCGACTGGGTGAACGACGACCAGCCCTACGAGATCCGCACCGCCGCGGGCCCGCTGGTCTCCGTGCCCTACTCGCTCGAGCTCAACGACATCCCGATGATGGTGATCCAGCACCACACGTCGGGCGAGTGGCTGCAGCGGTGCAAGGATCAGTTCGACCGGCTCTACCGCGAGGGCGCGAAGAACCCGCGGGTGATGGCGATGGCGGTGCATCCCTACATCTCGGGCGTGCCGCACCGGATGAAGTACTTCGAGGCGGTGTACGACTACATCCGGAAGAAGAAGGGCGTCTGGATGACGACGGGCGAAGAGATCTACGAGTGGTACAAGTCTCAGCGCCGGTCGGGCTGA
- a CDS encoding LLM class flavin-dependent oxidoreductase, producing the protein MRFGTFFFFQAPPGHRHADIIRRELEQIEWTEELGFDEAWLTEHHFIEYGLSVDPASLAAAAASRTRRIRIGLAAAILPFHHPLRLAEQMALVDIISSGRLDVGVGRGNRPAEFRGYRVPQEQSRDRFDEAVEIMVRAWTEERFAYDGRFFQVPELSVIPKPVQRPHPPLYQVCVSKDGIENTALRGWPMLNSVLFGPVDQLVGNRDTYVETLRKAGRSGEEIAALLRRWGVSRQIYVADTDARALADTKEAELWYQESFRRFVVPDRIDDAHPTLQPGFRAMAERLAKVTWEGLVRETLAFGSPDTVARHIETMRDLGVGQVMCWMNFGGLAQDKVRRSMELFAREVMPRFR; encoded by the coding sequence ATGCGCTTCGGCACCTTCTTCTTCTTCCAGGCCCCGCCGGGTCACCGGCACGCGGACATCATCCGCCGCGAGCTCGAGCAGATCGAGTGGACGGAGGAGCTCGGCTTCGACGAGGCCTGGCTCACCGAGCACCACTTCATCGAGTACGGGCTCTCGGTGGATCCCGCCTCGCTGGCCGCAGCGGCGGCCTCGCGCACGCGCCGCATCCGCATCGGGCTCGCCGCCGCCATCCTGCCCTTCCACCACCCCCTGCGCCTCGCCGAGCAGATGGCCCTGGTCGACATCATCTCGAGCGGACGGCTCGACGTGGGGGTCGGACGCGGCAATCGGCCCGCCGAGTTCCGCGGCTACCGCGTACCCCAGGAGCAGAGCCGCGACCGCTTCGACGAAGCGGTGGAGATCATGGTGCGCGCGTGGACCGAGGAGCGCTTCGCCTACGACGGGCGCTTCTTTCAGGTGCCGGAGCTCTCCGTGATCCCGAAGCCGGTGCAGCGACCCCACCCGCCCCTCTACCAAGTGTGCGTGTCCAAGGACGGGATCGAGAACACTGCGCTCCGTGGCTGGCCCATGCTCAACTCCGTCCTCTTCGGACCGGTCGACCAGCTCGTCGGGAACCGCGACACCTACGTCGAGACGCTCCGGAAGGCCGGGCGGAGCGGTGAGGAGATCGCCGCGCTCCTGCGTCGCTGGGGCGTGTCGCGCCAGATCTACGTGGCCGACACCGACGCGCGCGCGCTCGCGGACACCAAGGAAGCCGAGCTCTGGTACCAGGAATCCTTCCGAAGGTTCGTCGTCCCGGATCGGATCGACGACGCGCATCCGACGCTACAGCCCGGTTTCCGCGCCATGGCGGAGCGGCTGGCCAAGGTCACCTGGGAGGGGCTAGTGCGGGAAACCCTGGCCTTCGGCTCGCCCGACACGGTGGCGCGGCACATCGAGACGATGCGCGACCTGGGGGTGGGGCAGGTCATGTGCTGGATGAACTTCGGCGGCCTCGCCCAGGACAAGGTCCGCCGGTCCATGGAGCTGTTTGCCCGAGAAGTCATGCCGCGCTTTCGCTGA
- a CDS encoding xanthine dehydrogenase family protein molybdopterin-binding subunit, producing MASVSGDKGKDGADAPYIGRGMRRREDRALLMGVGRYTDDLVLPGLLHVALLRSPHAHARIRALDASRARAAAGAVSVITGADVRDLGHMPSNRVVPGMKVPPHPLLAEGTVVAVGDAVAAAVADSAYRARDAVELVEVDYEPLGPLPDPEAALAAGAPAVHAALPGNLSFTHRWRAGDPDAAFAGAPHAGRVRMRQPRVAAICMEPRATLAWLDPAADELRIWTSTQSPFRVRAEIAAVTGYPESRIRVIAPEVGGGFGVKGSPYREDALVAWLALQLRRPVKWVATRGEDVLTTNHGRGAEAEGALAVDADGRIRGLRARVVFPLGGRFAVSGAGPAWNSGRTMPGPYAIPAVDIEIAGAVTTTSPTGAYRGAGRPEGTFMIERLMDEAAHAAGLDPVDIRRKNLVPATAFPYKTSTAVVYDSGRYAEALDRCLELSGYAKERERQRAARARGAVTGVGVVVYVEPAAAGWESGSVRVERTGTVTLVTGSSAHGQGHETTWAQIVADALGVRPEDVTVRHGDTGGAPQGFGTFGSRSTALGGSAAYRAAEEVREKGRRIAAHLLEAGVEDVVPLAGGYQVVGAPARRATWAQVAAFAHGPTRTGPGDTPGLEATVFFQAEAETWSFGACVAMVEIDRDTGAVTLARCTWVDDAGVIVNPLLAEGQLHGSYAQGAGQALLEALVYDEAGQLATGTLMDYAVPRLGDFPEPVIGKMVTPSPRNPLGVKGLGEAGCIVMPPVIVNAVVDALRPFGVTNIDMPLTSGKIWQAMRNGVQPDRR from the coding sequence GTGGCCTCGGTGAGCGGCGACAAGGGTAAGGACGGCGCGGACGCGCCCTACATCGGCCGCGGCATGCGGCGGCGCGAGGACCGCGCCCTCCTCATGGGCGTGGGGCGCTACACCGACGACCTCGTGCTCCCCGGGCTCCTGCACGTGGCGCTTCTGCGGAGCCCGCACGCGCATGCCCGCATCCGCGCCCTCGACGCCTCCCGCGCACGCGCCGCCGCCGGTGCGGTGTCGGTGATCACCGGGGCCGACGTGCGCGACCTCGGGCACATGCCCTCCAATCGCGTGGTGCCGGGCATGAAGGTGCCGCCGCACCCCTTGCTCGCCGAGGGCACCGTGGTCGCGGTTGGCGATGCGGTGGCCGCCGCGGTGGCGGACTCGGCCTATCGGGCGCGCGATGCCGTCGAGCTCGTCGAGGTGGACTACGAGCCGCTCGGCCCCTTGCCCGATCCGGAGGCGGCGCTGGCCGCCGGCGCCCCGGCGGTGCACGCCGCGCTGCCCGGCAATCTTTCCTTCACGCATCGCTGGCGCGCCGGTGATCCGGATGCGGCCTTCGCGGGCGCGCCTCACGCGGGCCGGGTCCGCATGCGCCAGCCGCGCGTGGCCGCCATCTGCATGGAGCCGCGGGCGACGCTGGCCTGGCTCGATCCCGCCGCCGACGAGCTCCGGATCTGGACCTCGACGCAGTCACCGTTCCGCGTGCGGGCGGAGATCGCGGCGGTGACGGGGTATCCGGAGTCGCGCATCCGCGTGATCGCCCCCGAGGTGGGCGGGGGCTTCGGCGTCAAGGGTTCGCCGTACCGCGAGGACGCGCTGGTCGCGTGGCTCGCGCTACAGCTCCGCCGGCCCGTGAAGTGGGTCGCCACGCGCGGCGAGGACGTGCTCACCACCAATCACGGCCGCGGCGCCGAGGCGGAGGGCGCGCTCGCGGTGGACGCGGACGGCCGCATCCGCGGGCTCCGCGCGCGCGTGGTATTCCCGCTGGGCGGACGCTTCGCGGTGAGCGGCGCGGGCCCCGCGTGGAACTCCGGCCGCACGATGCCGGGTCCCTACGCGATCCCCGCGGTGGACATCGAGATCGCGGGCGCCGTCACCACGACCTCGCCCACCGGCGCCTATCGCGGCGCCGGACGTCCCGAGGGGACGTTCATGATCGAGCGGCTCATGGACGAGGCCGCGCACGCCGCCGGGCTCGATCCCGTGGACATCCGTCGCAAGAACCTCGTGCCCGCCACCGCGTTCCCCTACAAGACCTCGACCGCGGTGGTCTACGACTCCGGCCGCTACGCCGAGGCGCTCGACCGGTGCCTCGAGCTCTCGGGCTACGCGAAGGAGCGGGAACGACAGCGCGCCGCTCGGGCCCGCGGCGCAGTGACGGGGGTGGGTGTGGTGGTCTACGTGGAGCCCGCGGCCGCCGGCTGGGAGAGCGGCAGCGTGCGCGTAGAGCGGACGGGCACGGTCACGCTCGTCACCGGCTCGAGCGCGCACGGGCAGGGGCACGAGACCACCTGGGCGCAGATCGTCGCGGACGCCCTCGGCGTCAGGCCGGAGGACGTGACGGTGCGCCACGGCGACACCGGCGGCGCGCCCCAGGGCTTCGGCACGTTCGGCAGCCGCTCCACTGCGCTGGGCGGAAGCGCCGCCTACCGCGCCGCCGAGGAGGTGCGCGAGAAGGGCCGGCGCATCGCCGCGCATCTCCTCGAAGCCGGCGTGGAGGACGTCGTGCCGCTGGCGGGCGGCTACCAGGTGGTCGGCGCGCCGGCCCGCCGCGCGACGTGGGCCCAGGTCGCGGCCTTCGCGCACGGCCCCACCCGCACCGGCCCGGGCGACACGCCCGGCCTCGAGGCCACCGTGTTCTTCCAGGCGGAGGCGGAGACGTGGAGCTTCGGCGCCTGCGTGGCGATGGTGGAGATCGACCGCGACACCGGCGCGGTCACGCTCGCGCGCTGCACCTGGGTAGACGACGCCGGGGTCATCGTGAACCCGCTGCTCGCCGAGGGCCAGCTCCACGGCAGCTACGCGCAGGGCGCGGGCCAGGCGCTCCTGGAGGCGCTGGTCTACGACGAGGCGGGTCAGCTCGCCACCGGCACGCTGATGGACTACGCGGTGCCGCGACTGGGCGACTTCCCCGAGCCCGTGATCGGCAAGATGGTGACGCCCTCGCCGCGCAATCCGCTCGGGGTCAAGGGCCTCGGCGAGGCGGGCTGCATCGTGATGCCGCCGGTCATCGTCAACGCGGTGGTGGACGCCCTGCGCCCCTTCGGCGTCACCAACATCGACATGCCGCTGACCTCAGGCAAAATCTGGCAGGCGATGCGGAACGGCGTTCAGCCCGACCGGCGCTGA
- a CDS encoding IS110 family transposase produces the protein MEPIFIGIDVAKDRLDINIQPSGEAFTVTRDEAGLAELTHRAAALGPVVIALEATGGYEVVVAATLAAAALPVVVVNPRQIREFARSTGRLAKTDALDARAIATFAAAVRPVVRPVPDAQTRLLGQLVARRRQLVEMLGAEQNRRRLIEPALKRRLDAHIRWLERALHELDGDIDTTIRSSPLWRATEGLLRSVPGIGPITASTLIADLPELGHLDRRKIAALVGVAPINRDSGTLRGRRMIAGGRAAVRHVLYMATLAALRHNPVIAAFYQRFVAAGRPGKLAVTAAMRKLLVMLNAILRDRRPWQPA, from the coding sequence ATGGAACCAATCTTCATCGGCATCGACGTCGCCAAAGACCGCCTCGACATCAACATCCAACCTTCCGGCGAAGCCTTCACCGTCACCCGCGATGAGGCCGGCCTAGCCGAACTCACGCACCGGGCGGCCGCGCTCGGCCCCGTCGTGATCGCCCTGGAAGCCACGGGCGGGTACGAAGTCGTGGTGGCCGCCACGCTCGCCGCCGCCGCGCTGCCGGTGGTCGTCGTCAATCCACGCCAGATTCGCGAGTTTGCGCGGTCCACCGGCCGCCTGGCCAAAACGGATGCGCTCGATGCGCGGGCGATCGCGACCTTCGCAGCGGCGGTCCGCCCGGTCGTGCGGCCGGTTCCGGATGCCCAGACGCGCTTGCTCGGGCAGCTGGTGGCGCGGCGCCGCCAGCTGGTAGAGATGTTGGGCGCGGAGCAGAACCGCCGGCGGTTGATCGAGCCCGCCCTCAAGCGCCGGCTCGACGCCCACATCCGCTGGCTCGAGCGCGCGCTGCACGAGCTGGACGGCGATATCGACACGACCATTCGCTCCTCCCCGCTGTGGCGCGCCACCGAGGGCCTCTTGCGTTCCGTCCCCGGCATCGGCCCCATCACCGCGTCCACGCTCATCGCCGATCTGCCCGAGCTCGGCCACCTCGATCGCCGGAAGATCGCCGCCCTCGTCGGGGTCGCCCCCATCAATCGCGACAGCGGCACGCTCCGCGGCCGGCGCATGATCGCCGGCGGCCGCGCCGCGGTGCGCCACGTCTTGTACATGGCCACGCTCGCCGCCCTTCGCCACAATCCCGTCATTGCCGCCTTTTATCAGCGGTTCGTCGCCGCCGGCCGGCCCGGCAAGCTCGCGGTGACGGCCGCGATGCGAAAGCTCCTCGTCATGCTCAACGCCATCCTCCGCGACAGACGCCCATGGCAACCCGCTTGA
- a CDS encoding DUF2007 domain-containing protein yields the protein MAPRAKVIPLPFVKASAPPTESRDLVEVRCCFDQAEALVVRSVLDSEGISSVLRGHLVSSVHPFSVGAQGMVRVLVHEFDALRARAVLSRRR from the coding sequence ATGGCACCCCGGGCGAAGGTGATTCCCCTCCCGTTCGTGAAGGCGTCCGCGCCGCCGACCGAATCCCGCGATCTCGTCGAGGTGCGCTGCTGCTTCGATCAGGCGGAGGCTCTCGTGGTGCGGAGCGTGCTGGACAGCGAGGGTATCTCGTCCGTGCTGCGTGGCCACCTGGTGTCCTCGGTGCATCCGTTCAGCGTGGGCGCCCAGGGTATGGTGCGGGTGCTCGTGCACGAGTTCGACGCCCTGCGCGCCCGTGCCGTCCTCTCGCGCCGGCGGTAA
- a CDS encoding amidohydrolase family protein → MARPLGVDVHAHFFPEAFIRVMEQSGASFGAGVDRSSARGPVLYVGAARTPPLEAHYWDLRLRLKAMNRSGVAVQALSLTAPMVYWADAGVGTRLCVAFNDAASAAHTAYPDRFVGCAALPLQDTERALGELERAARLPGIRGVYMGTNVAGRELSDPALFPVFQRAASLGLPVLLHPINVIGAERLKPYYLSNLLGNPFDTAIAAAHLVFGGVLDRLPKLEVCLPHAGGALPYLHGRLRHGQGVRPENKGVAKKPLSAYLRRFTYDIISHDAGALRYLVNTVGADRVALGTDFCFDMGLERPLATIGARAVGLSKKDQDRVIRATGARLLRLR, encoded by the coding sequence GTGGCCAGGCCGCTCGGCGTCGACGTCCATGCCCACTTCTTTCCCGAGGCGTTCATCCGGGTGATGGAGCAATCCGGTGCCTCCTTCGGCGCCGGCGTCGACCGGAGCAGCGCGCGCGGTCCCGTGCTCTACGTGGGCGCCGCCCGCACCCCGCCGCTCGAGGCGCACTACTGGGATCTCCGGCTCCGGCTCAAGGCGATGAACCGCTCGGGCGTGGCCGTGCAGGCGCTCTCCCTGACCGCGCCCATGGTGTACTGGGCGGACGCCGGCGTGGGGACGCGGCTGTGCGTCGCCTTCAACGATGCGGCGAGCGCCGCGCACACCGCGTATCCCGACCGCTTCGTGGGCTGCGCGGCGCTGCCGCTCCAGGACACCGAGCGCGCGCTGGGCGAGCTCGAGCGCGCGGCGCGGCTGCCCGGCATCCGCGGCGTGTACATGGGCACCAACGTCGCCGGTCGCGAGCTGTCCGATCCCGCGCTCTTCCCCGTGTTCCAGCGCGCCGCCTCGCTCGGCCTGCCCGTGCTCCTCCACCCGATCAACGTGATCGGGGCCGAGCGGCTCAAGCCCTACTACCTGAGCAATCTCCTCGGCAATCCCTTCGACACCGCGATCGCCGCCGCGCATCTCGTGTTCGGCGGAGTGCTGGACCGCTTGCCCAAGCTCGAGGTGTGTCTGCCCCACGCGGGCGGGGCCCTGCCGTATCTCCACGGCCGGCTGCGCCACGGCCAGGGCGTGCGGCCGGAGAACAAGGGTGTGGCGAAGAAGCCGCTCAGTGCGTATCTCCGGCGCTTCACCTACGACATCATCAGCCATGATGCCGGCGCGCTGCGCTATCTGGTGAACACCGTCGGCGCGGACCGCGTGGCGCTCGGCACCGATTTCTGCTTCGACATGGGGCTCGAGCGGCCCCTCGCGACGATAGGGGCTCGCGCGGTCGGTCTCAGCAAGAAGGATCAGGACCGCGTCATCCGCGCCACCGGCGCCCGCCTCCTGCGCCTGCGGTAG